One Cohnella candidum genomic region harbors:
- a CDS encoding glycoside hydrolase family 172 protein, whose product MDVVQNLASLSLARTGKRKRESSYDRTGGNKDYFSIRPGDNTEICSIQGAGAITHIWMTMAPDAPVQEEFLPRKIVLRMYWDGETEPSVEAPIGDFFGMGHGLTRNYTSAPLMMSPEDGKAFNSFFRMPFASGARITVESEAENPIKFYFYVDYEQYEQLPAGELRFHAQWHRENPTEGISEDGIDNAHFEFGGKNTTGDGNYVILDAVGKGHYVGCNFNVHNLRDTSEWNWYGEGDDMIFIDGEPWPPTLHGTGMEDYFNTAWCPQQEVCTPYHGIILGGGPNWSGKISTYRYHILDPIMFDKSIKVTIEHGHNNHRSDDVSSTAYWYQEEPHRPFPELPKVAKRLPNPDIKPFNQASLDRIFGHQNP is encoded by the coding sequence ATGGACGTTGTACAAAACCTTGCCTCCCTTAGCCTCGCCAGAACGGGCAAACGTAAACGGGAGTCCAGCTACGACCGAACGGGCGGCAACAAAGACTATTTCTCGATCCGCCCGGGCGACAACACGGAGATTTGCAGCATTCAAGGGGCCGGAGCGATTACGCACATTTGGATGACGATGGCCCCCGACGCTCCGGTCCAAGAGGAATTCCTGCCCCGCAAAATCGTGCTTCGCATGTACTGGGACGGAGAAACGGAACCGAGCGTGGAAGCGCCGATCGGTGACTTTTTCGGAATGGGCCATGGCCTTACCCGCAACTACACTTCGGCTCCCCTCATGATGAGCCCGGAAGACGGCAAAGCGTTCAACAGCTTCTTCCGGATGCCGTTCGCCAGCGGCGCGAGAATCACGGTGGAGAGCGAAGCGGAAAATCCGATCAAATTTTACTTCTACGTCGATTACGAGCAATACGAGCAATTGCCGGCGGGCGAATTGAGATTCCATGCGCAATGGCACCGCGAAAATCCGACGGAAGGAATCTCCGAAGACGGCATCGACAACGCGCACTTCGAGTTCGGCGGCAAAAACACGACCGGCGACGGCAACTACGTCATCCTGGACGCGGTGGGCAAAGGGCATTACGTCGGCTGCAACTTCAACGTCCACAACCTGCGCGATACCTCCGAGTGGAACTGGTACGGCGAAGGCGACGACATGATCTTCATCGACGGAGAGCCTTGGCCGCCGACGCTGCATGGCACGGGTATGGAGGATTACTTCAACACCGCTTGGTGCCCGCAACAGGAAGTTTGCACGCCTTACCACGGCATCATTTTGGGCGGCGGTCCGAACTGGAGCGGCAAAATCTCGACGTACCGCTACCATATTCTCGATCCGATCATGTTCGACAAGAGCATCAAAGTGACGATCGAGCACGGCCACAACAACCATCGGAGCGACGACGTTTCTTCCACGGCCTATTGGTACCAGGAAGAGCCGCACCGTCCGTTCCCGGAGCTGCCGAAGGTGGCGAAACGGCTTCCGAATCCGGACATCAAGCCGTTTAACCAAGCAAGCCTGGACCGGATTTTCGGCCATCAAAATCCTTGA
- a CDS encoding DUF4185 domain-containing protein, which yields MKLRIGLAASALLLGLTGCMGGSKADPRLESEGKDFVLKGVTGLEKVSQITGAESPNKTDRFAVYGTDLGSMINEGDRTYFVFGDTFGERPADQIGGGGSYWRSNTIAYTKDDNPADGITLDGMITDDIGTAKELLPSKKLDFDEMTKIPTHGFSANGNLYLYYMSVNHWGDPGQWDANYASVAKSTDHGNNWTLLDSVQWPGDSNFIQVSPYKIEDKKTGESEIYFWAIPSGRFGGVKLMKVGEANVEKLSEYRYYAGKDDKGKPIWSPDMTKAASVVDDTVGELSVVWNPYLKRWLMTYLKEGEGVVIREGLAPWGPWGDAIVLVKATDQPGLYAPFMNDRYTGDGGRTIYFTLSLWDPYNVFWFKASLEK from the coding sequence ATGAAACTCAGAATCGGCTTGGCCGCTTCCGCTCTACTTCTCGGCTTGACCGGATGCATGGGCGGATCCAAAGCCGATCCGAGGCTGGAATCCGAAGGCAAGGACTTCGTCCTGAAAGGCGTAACGGGACTCGAGAAAGTGTCGCAGATCACGGGAGCGGAATCGCCGAACAAAACGGACCGCTTCGCCGTGTACGGCACGGACCTCGGTTCGATGATCAACGAGGGCGACCGGACGTATTTCGTATTCGGGGATACGTTCGGCGAACGCCCCGCGGACCAGATCGGCGGAGGCGGAAGCTACTGGCGCTCGAACACGATCGCTTACACGAAGGACGACAATCCGGCCGACGGCATCACCTTGGACGGCATGATCACGGACGACATCGGCACGGCCAAAGAGCTGCTGCCTTCCAAGAAACTCGATTTCGACGAAATGACCAAAATCCCGACGCACGGTTTTAGCGCGAACGGAAACCTCTACCTCTACTACATGTCGGTTAACCATTGGGGAGATCCGGGCCAATGGGACGCCAATTATGCAAGCGTTGCCAAATCGACGGATCACGGAAACAACTGGACGCTGCTTGATTCGGTTCAATGGCCGGGAGACAGCAATTTCATTCAAGTCAGCCCTTATAAAATCGAAGACAAAAAGACTGGCGAATCGGAGATTTACTTCTGGGCGATCCCTTCCGGACGGTTCGGCGGCGTCAAGTTGATGAAAGTGGGTGAGGCGAACGTCGAAAAGCTGTCGGAGTACCGATACTACGCGGGCAAAGACGACAAAGGGAAACCGATCTGGAGTCCCGACATGACGAAGGCCGCGTCCGTGGTGGATGACACCGTTGGTGAGCTCTCCGTCGTGTGGAATCCCTATCTGAAACGGTGGCTCATGACCTACCTCAAGGAAGGCGAAGGCGTCGTCATTCGGGAAGGCTTAGCGCCATGGGGGCCATGGGGAGACGCGATTGTCTTGGTGAAAGCGACGGATCAGCCCGGCTTGTACGCGCCATTCATGAACGATCGTTACACGGGTGACGGCGGCCGAACGATCTACTTCACTTTGTCGCTGTGGGATCCCTATAACGTGTTTTGGTTCAAGGCTTCGCTTGAAAAATGA
- a CDS encoding L-fucose isomerase, which translates to MNEATICNRLQGTMPKIGIRPIIDGRRGGIRESLEDVTMDMAKRAAAFLSENLRHSNGLPVECVIADTTIGGVAEAARTEEKFARENVGLTISVTPSWCYPTETMDTHPTRPKAIWGFNGTERPGAVYLAAALSAHNQKGLPAFAIYGHDVQDIGDTEITPDVQEKLLQFAKAGLAVATMQGKSYLSMGNVSMGIAGCIADETFFQRYLGIRNEYVDMTEFVRRMELGIYDPEEYKKALAWVRENCNPGADVNPPHLKRTDEQKEKDWETVVKMALIGRDLMVGNPKLAEMGYGEEAMGHNAIAAGFQGQRAWTDYYPTGDFMEAILNSSFDWNGIREPYMVATENDTLNAVTMLLGHLLTDAAQIFADVRTYWSPEAVERVTGHTLQGKAAQGIIHLINSGPAALDGTGRQTRDGQPVMKPFWEITQQEVQDCLDATKWCPAVDFFRGGGFSTDFTTREGMPVTMARVNLVAGVGPVLQLAEGYTVELPDDVHDKLDQRSNPTWPTTWFVPNLTGEGLFKDVYTVMNNWGSNHASVSYGHVGGDLITLAAMLRIPVCMHNVPDNRVFRPSAWTAFGGIEPVGADYRACAAYGPLYK; encoded by the coding sequence ATGAACGAAGCTACGATCTGCAATCGATTGCAGGGCACCATGCCCAAAATCGGAATCCGTCCTATCATCGACGGCCGCCGGGGCGGCATCCGCGAGTCTCTGGAAGACGTAACGATGGACATGGCCAAACGCGCAGCCGCGTTTTTATCGGAAAATTTGAGACACAGCAACGGATTGCCCGTGGAATGCGTCATCGCGGACACGACAATCGGCGGTGTCGCCGAAGCGGCTCGCACCGAGGAGAAATTCGCCCGGGAGAACGTAGGGCTGACGATTTCCGTTACGCCTTCGTGGTGCTACCCGACGGAAACGATGGATACCCATCCGACGCGTCCGAAAGCGATCTGGGGATTCAACGGAACGGAGCGTCCGGGCGCGGTCTACCTGGCTGCGGCACTTAGCGCGCACAACCAGAAAGGGCTTCCGGCTTTCGCGATTTACGGACATGACGTCCAAGACATCGGCGACACGGAAATTACGCCGGACGTGCAAGAGAAGCTGCTGCAATTCGCCAAGGCGGGACTCGCCGTCGCCACGATGCAGGGCAAATCGTACCTCTCGATGGGTAACGTATCGATGGGCATCGCCGGATGCATCGCGGACGAGACGTTCTTCCAACGCTACCTCGGCATTCGCAACGAATACGTGGACATGACGGAATTCGTCCGCCGGATGGAGCTCGGCATCTATGATCCGGAAGAATACAAAAAAGCGCTGGCCTGGGTACGCGAAAACTGCAATCCCGGCGCCGACGTGAATCCGCCTCATCTGAAGCGTACCGACGAGCAGAAAGAGAAGGATTGGGAAACCGTCGTGAAAATGGCGCTGATCGGCCGCGACCTCATGGTCGGCAATCCGAAGCTTGCGGAAATGGGCTACGGGGAAGAAGCGATGGGCCATAACGCTATCGCAGCGGGCTTCCAAGGGCAGCGTGCTTGGACGGACTACTACCCGACCGGGGACTTCATGGAAGCGATTTTGAATTCTTCCTTTGATTGGAACGGGATCCGTGAGCCTTATATGGTCGCGACCGAGAACGATACGTTGAACGCCGTAACCATGCTGCTGGGACATTTGCTGACGGACGCCGCGCAAATTTTCGCCGACGTTCGCACGTATTGGAGCCCTGAAGCGGTTGAACGCGTCACCGGCCACACTCTGCAAGGCAAAGCCGCACAAGGCATCATCCATCTGATCAATTCGGGTCCGGCCGCTTTGGACGGCACGGGCAGACAAACCCGCGACGGCCAACCGGTGATGAAGCCGTTCTGGGAAATCACGCAGCAGGAAGTGCAGGATTGCCTGGACGCGACGAAGTGGTGCCCGGCGGTCGACTTCTTCCGCGGAGGCGGTTTCTCCACGGACTTCACGACCCGCGAAGGCATGCCGGTGACGATGGCTCGGGTTAACCTGGTTGCCGGCGTCGGACCGGTTCTGCAGCTGGCCGAAGGCTATACGGTAGAACTGCCGGACGACGTGCACGACAAGCTGGACCAAAGAAGCAATCCGACATGGCCGACGACTTGGTTCGTGCCGAACTTGACGGGCGAAGGGCTTTTCAAAGACGTCTACACGGTCATGAACAACTGGGGTTCGAACCATGCGTCCGTCAGCTACGGCCACGTCGGCGGCGACTTGATTACCCTTGCGGCGATGCTCCGCATTCCGGTGTGCATGCATAACGTGCCGGACAACCGGGTGTTCCGTCCGAGCGCTTGGACCGCATTCGGAGGAATCGAGCCGGTGGGAGCCGACTATCGCGCTTGCGCGGCATACGGTCCGCTGTACAAGTAA
- a CDS encoding LacI family DNA-binding transcriptional regulator: MSKATIKEVAAEAEVSTATVSRVLNESGYVSDEIKERVLEAVAKLNYQPSAIARSLKQDKTYMIGVIVPDISNSYFMGISRGIEDVVGPEGFQLMFCSSDESPDKENRLLQLLQEKRVDAIVLATAGGNDEKVKQLSDSGLPIVLVDRKLESDEAGAGLDLVAEDNEEGACRLTGKLLEDGHVRLGVVNGPARVSTGRERYEGVLKAMREHGLDPKPLVYNGDFSTEDGVLAVRKFLKSDPKPTAIVSLNNRMSLGVLLEIVRSGLKIPDDMAVASFGEVEAGSLLKNPGLYYIDQHPYDMGIKTGELLLKRIRKEETPAEPVFEIFRNEVNRIG, encoded by the coding sequence TTGTCTAAGGCAACGATTAAGGAAGTGGCCGCGGAAGCCGAGGTTTCGACGGCGACCGTCTCCCGGGTGCTGAACGAGAGCGGTTACGTCAGCGACGAAATCAAAGAGCGCGTGCTGGAAGCGGTCGCCAAGCTGAATTATCAGCCGAGCGCCATCGCGAGAAGCCTGAAGCAGGACAAGACGTACATGATCGGCGTTATCGTGCCCGACATTTCCAACTCCTACTTCATGGGCATTTCCAGAGGCATCGAAGACGTCGTGGGTCCCGAAGGCTTTCAGCTCATGTTCTGCAGCTCGGACGAGAGTCCCGACAAGGAAAACCGCCTTCTGCAGTTACTGCAAGAGAAGAGGGTCGACGCGATCGTGCTCGCCACGGCCGGCGGCAACGACGAGAAGGTCAAGCAGTTGAGCGACTCGGGACTGCCCATCGTGCTGGTCGACCGGAAGCTGGAATCGGACGAAGCGGGAGCCGGCCTTGACCTCGTGGCCGAAGACAACGAAGAAGGCGCTTGCCGCCTGACCGGCAAACTGCTCGAAGATGGCCACGTGCGGCTTGGCGTAGTCAACGGTCCTGCCCGCGTCAGCACGGGACGGGAGCGTTACGAGGGCGTTCTGAAAGCCATGAGGGAACATGGTTTGGATCCGAAACCGCTCGTGTACAACGGCGATTTCTCGACGGAGGACGGCGTGCTGGCGGTTCGCAAGTTTTTGAAATCCGATCCCAAGCCGACGGCAATCGTCTCGCTGAACAACCGGATGAGCCTGGGCGTTCTGCTCGAGATCGTCCGCAGCGGGCTCAAGATTCCCGACGACATGGCGGTCGCTTCCTTCGGGGAAGTGGAAGCGGGATCTCTGCTCAAGAATCCCGGGCTGTACTACATCGACCAGCATCCTTACGACATGGGGATCAAGACGGGCGAATTACTGCTGAAACGGATCCGCAAGGAAGAAACGCCGGCAGAACCCGTTTTTGAGATATTCCGCAACGAAGTCAACCGCATCGGTTGA
- a CDS encoding carbohydrate ABC transporter permease — translation MFKKNYRHDNLTAYSMLAPILVGLTIFVLIPFAYAIYLSFTDWGFYQAPVFVGFKNYWVNLTDPLFTKAIWTGLKFTLYVLPAQLVLAFLFANVLKGLKGKFSGFVKSSIYIPTVISGIVASVIFVFIYDYLGGLANYIAGLFGSEPIAWLAEVKYALPAIAIPAIWLGFGITTLIMLAGLLDISESYYEAADLEGAGTFTKMWYITLPLMKNISLFLLVTGFTAQLSQFELSWVMTGGGPVNETQTPNLYILLHFLNDVMIGRSIAAALMFFVVLGSISLVIFKILNSEKAVEG, via the coding sequence TTGTTCAAGAAGAACTATCGTCATGACAACCTGACGGCATACTCGATGCTGGCGCCGATTCTCGTCGGGCTAACCATCTTCGTGCTCATCCCTTTCGCCTACGCGATCTACCTGAGCTTCACCGATTGGGGTTTCTATCAAGCTCCCGTATTCGTCGGGTTCAAAAATTATTGGGTGAACCTGACGGACCCGTTGTTCACGAAAGCCATATGGACGGGACTCAAATTCACGCTATATGTCCTGCCGGCTCAGCTCGTGCTGGCGTTCCTGTTCGCGAACGTGCTCAAGGGCTTGAAAGGCAAATTCTCCGGCTTCGTAAAGTCGTCCATCTACATCCCGACCGTCATTTCCGGTATCGTCGCCTCCGTTATTTTCGTCTTTATCTATGATTACTTGGGCGGTTTGGCCAACTATATCGCAGGCCTGTTCGGCAGCGAACCGATCGCGTGGCTCGCTGAAGTGAAATACGCGCTGCCCGCCATTGCCATTCCGGCGATCTGGCTGGGGTTCGGGATTACGACGCTCATTATGTTGGCCGGCCTCTTGGACATCTCCGAGTCGTATTACGAAGCGGCCGATCTCGAAGGCGCAGGTACGTTCACGAAAATGTGGTACATCACGCTTCCGCTGATGAAGAACATTTCTCTGTTCCTGCTTGTCACGGGATTCACGGCGCAGCTTTCCCAGTTCGAACTGTCGTGGGTGATGACGGGCGGCGGCCCGGTCAACGAAACGCAAACACCGAACCTGTACATCTTGCTCCACTTCCTGAACGACGTGATGATCGGCCGGTCGATCGCCGCGGCTCTCATGTTCTTCGTCGTTCTCGGTTCGATCTCGCTTGTCATTTTCAAAATACTGAATTCCGAGAAAGCGGTAGAAGGCTGA
- a CDS encoding ABC transporter substrate-binding protein has protein sequence MQAKGKFWAALISILMVLSLALTACGGSKNEASSSPSASDEGSSSASASPSESASAAPAEKVTVEFWQTAFEDSTNKWFKKYVDEFNKSQDKVEIKYTLVPGDAWAQKLKAAQAAGKAPEVYTMNYGGIANAAKLGQISPLNGLLPDSAFDDIYDNVKDFIKVGDKYYAYPKLVEPSAVLYYRKDLFQAAGLDPEKPPTTWAELLDDAKKLTAKGVFGFSTAQVAGDLGWSSWGLQFGTSGHQAVTNYWSKADINNDAYKSVFKFYQDAYQSGVMPKQQLAPYPDIKPFGEGKVAMQVNGSWAIGQLRNTYAKMVPNTGIAKMPSMNGDPNSPTATLGGWTLVVDSKGKHQQEAASFINYLLAGDPAIMIDFFKTSGFSKFSPRKSVDEAMKSDADASKDAWRAYIAEKIIPTSVAEPIYPWDISMAVSTGIESAMKGTKVDDAIAKAEKTINDFITNNKLAGTNPKQ, from the coding sequence ATGCAAGCAAAAGGGAAGTTTTGGGCAGCGTTAATCTCTATTCTGATGGTCCTGTCGTTAGCCCTCACGGCCTGCGGCGGCAGCAAAAACGAAGCGAGCTCCAGCCCTTCGGCAAGCGACGAAGGCAGTTCGAGCGCAAGCGCAAGCCCCAGCGAATCGGCATCTGCAGCTCCGGCCGAGAAAGTCACGGTTGAATTCTGGCAGACGGCATTTGAAGATTCGACCAACAAATGGTTCAAGAAATATGTCGACGAGTTCAACAAGTCCCAGGACAAAGTCGAAATCAAGTATACGCTCGTTCCGGGCGACGCATGGGCGCAGAAACTGAAAGCCGCTCAAGCAGCCGGTAAAGCTCCGGAAGTATACACGATGAACTACGGCGGCATCGCGAACGCCGCGAAGCTGGGCCAAATCAGCCCGCTGAACGGCCTCTTGCCGGATTCCGCGTTCGACGACATCTATGACAACGTCAAAGACTTCATCAAAGTAGGCGACAAATATTACGCTTATCCGAAGCTGGTTGAACCGTCTGCGGTGCTGTACTACCGCAAAGACCTGTTCCAGGCCGCCGGGCTCGACCCGGAAAAGCCGCCGACCACTTGGGCCGAACTGCTTGACGACGCCAAGAAATTGACGGCCAAAGGCGTATTCGGATTCTCGACCGCACAAGTTGCCGGCGATCTGGGCTGGTCCAGCTGGGGCTTGCAGTTCGGCACGTCCGGACACCAGGCGGTGACGAACTATTGGTCCAAAGCGGACATCAACAACGACGCATACAAATCGGTGTTCAAATTCTATCAAGACGCTTACCAATCCGGCGTGATGCCGAAGCAGCAGCTTGCCCCGTACCCGGACATCAAGCCGTTCGGCGAAGGCAAAGTCGCCATGCAAGTCAACGGCTCCTGGGCCATCGGCCAGCTTCGCAACACCTATGCGAAAATGGTTCCGAACACGGGCATCGCGAAAATGCCTTCCATGAACGGCGACCCGAACTCGCCGACGGCTACCTTGGGCGGCTGGACGCTCGTCGTCGACAGTAAAGGCAAACACCAGCAAGAAGCCGCATCCTTCATCAATTATCTGCTTGCCGGCGACCCGGCCATCATGATCGACTTCTTCAAAACGTCCGGCTTCTCCAAGTTCTCTCCTCGCAAATCGGTAGACGAAGCGATGAAGAGCGATGCGGACGCTTCGAAGGACGCATGGCGCGCTTATATCGCCGAGAAGATCATCCCGACTTCCGTCGCCGAGCCGATCTATCCGTGGGATATCAGCATGGCCGTATCCACGGGAATCGAGTCCGCGATGAAAGGAACGAAAGTCGACGACGCCATCGCGAAAGCCGAGAAGACGATCAACGACTTTATCACGAACAATAAGCTGGCCGGTACGAACCCGAAACAATAA
- a CDS encoding ribulokinase: protein MERRYALGIDYGTESGRALLVDIATGEEVATHVTPYPHGVIDEALPDSGVKLGHDWALQHPDDYLEVLRRSVPEVLRLSGASPESVIGIGIDFTACTMLPLDEEGTPLCLRSEWKENPHAWVKLWKHHAAQEEANRINDIAVERGETFLARYGGKLSSEWMLAKAWQILNEAPEVYDRANLFMEAADWVVMQMTGRLVRNSCTAGYKAVWHKREGFPSEAFLSALDPRLATLASDKLAGPIQALGTKAGGLTEPMAELMGLRPGTAVAVANIDAHAMVPAVGVVDPGKLVMAMGTSTCHLLLGDKEVLAEGICGVVEDGIVAGYYGYEAGQSAVGDIFAWYVDEAVPEYVKKQASEDGIGVHTWLERQAAGYKPGESGLLALDWWNGNRSVLMDADLTGLILGMTLQTKPEEIYRALLEATAFGTRKIIEAFTQSGVAVDELYACGGLPQRNRLLMQIYADVTGREIKIADSTQTAALGAAMFGAVAAGSEAGGFDSVVEAAKRMARVREETFKPIPENVRLYDRLYREYTELHDYFGRGGNAVMKRLKAIKSGQD, encoded by the coding sequence ATGGAACGGCGCTATGCCCTCGGCATCGACTACGGGACGGAATCAGGCAGGGCTTTGCTCGTCGACATCGCGACCGGGGAAGAAGTGGCGACCCACGTCACGCCTTACCCGCACGGCGTCATCGACGAAGCGCTCCCCGACTCCGGCGTGAAGCTCGGTCACGATTGGGCGCTGCAGCATCCGGACGACTACCTGGAGGTGCTGCGGCGGTCGGTGCCCGAGGTGCTCCGCCTCTCGGGCGCAAGTCCCGAGAGCGTGATCGGCATCGGCATCGACTTCACGGCATGCACGATGTTGCCGCTGGATGAAGAAGGAACTCCCCTGTGCTTGCGGAGCGAATGGAAAGAAAATCCGCATGCCTGGGTTAAACTATGGAAGCATCACGCGGCGCAGGAAGAAGCGAACCGAATCAACGACATCGCCGTCGAGAGAGGGGAAACCTTCTTGGCCCGCTACGGCGGCAAGCTCTCTTCGGAATGGATGCTCGCCAAAGCGTGGCAGATCCTGAACGAGGCACCCGAAGTTTACGATCGCGCGAACCTGTTCATGGAAGCGGCGGACTGGGTCGTCATGCAGATGACCGGCCGCCTCGTCCGCAACAGCTGCACGGCCGGCTACAAAGCCGTCTGGCACAAACGCGAAGGGTTCCCGTCCGAAGCGTTCCTGAGCGCGCTCGATCCCCGTTTGGCCACGCTGGCCAGCGACAAGTTGGCCGGCCCGATCCAAGCGCTCGGAACGAAGGCCGGCGGGCTTACCGAGCCGATGGCCGAGCTGATGGGGTTGCGTCCCGGCACGGCCGTGGCCGTCGCCAATATCGACGCGCACGCCATGGTGCCGGCCGTCGGGGTCGTGGACCCCGGCAAGCTGGTGATGGCGATGGGCACTTCGACGTGCCACCTGCTTCTCGGCGACAAGGAAGTGCTCGCGGAAGGCATCTGCGGCGTCGTCGAGGACGGGATCGTGGCCGGCTATTACGGCTACGAAGCCGGACAATCCGCGGTAGGCGACATTTTCGCCTGGTACGTGGACGAAGCGGTGCCGGAATACGTCAAGAAGCAAGCGTCCGAGGATGGCATCGGTGTTCACACTTGGCTGGAACGCCAGGCTGCCGGCTATAAACCCGGCGAAAGCGGCCTGCTGGCGCTGGATTGGTGGAACGGCAACCGTTCCGTTCTGATGGACGCAGACCTGACCGGGCTCATCTTGGGCATGACGCTGCAGACGAAGCCGGAGGAAATCTACCGCGCGCTGCTCGAAGCGACAGCCTTCGGCACCCGGAAGATCATCGAAGCGTTCACGCAAAGCGGCGTAGCCGTCGACGAGTTGTATGCCTGCGGCGGACTGCCGCAGCGGAATCGGCTGTTGATGCAAATCTACGCCGACGTCACCGGGCGCGAGATTAAAATCGCGGATTCGACGCAGACGGCGGCTCTCGGGGCGGCGATGTTCGGTGCGGTGGCGGCGGGATCGGAAGCCGGCGGCTTCGACTCTGTCGTGGAAGCGGCGAAGCGGATGGCCCGGGTTCGCGAAGAGACGTTTAAACCGATTCCGGAAAACGTCCGCCTTTATGACCGGTTATACCGCGAATATACGGAACTGCATGACTATTTCGGACGCGGCGGAAACGCCGTGATGAAGAGACTGAAAGCGATCAAGTCCGGTCAAGATTGA
- a CDS encoding carbohydrate ABC transporter permease: MGKSTLTFGKAGVTVLSLLITALAIFPLLWMAIAGFKSQEEVLATPFKFLPNVWHFENYTVILRDPAFQKAMGITFIGAIIFMALSVVVNASAAYVFARLDFRFKKFWWVYVMLTYFIPGFSITITSFIVVNKLGMLNTMGVLILPGAASAGSMFFFRQFYLNVPLALEEAALIDGANRFKIFTNIFLPMSLPPFVIIGIGAYLGYWNAFVWPVMTITNEDMFQIMQYIYNFRSGRVAEMHLLMASSFLAALPTIALFLIFQKYIVANLKMSGLK; the protein is encoded by the coding sequence ATGGGTAAATCGACATTGACTTTTGGCAAGGCCGGCGTGACAGTCCTTTCCCTTCTGATTACCGCGCTTGCCATCTTTCCGCTGCTCTGGATGGCGATCGCCGGTTTCAAGTCGCAGGAAGAAGTGTTGGCCACTCCGTTTAAATTTCTGCCGAACGTATGGCATTTCGAGAACTATACGGTCATTTTGCGCGATCCGGCGTTCCAGAAGGCGATGGGCATTACGTTCATCGGTGCCATCATCTTTATGGCACTCAGCGTGGTGGTTAACGCTTCCGCGGCGTATGTGTTCGCGAGACTTGATTTCCGCTTCAAGAAATTTTGGTGGGTTTACGTAATGCTCACGTACTTTATTCCGGGCTTCTCGATCACGATCACGTCGTTCATCGTCGTTAACAAGCTGGGGATGCTCAACACGATGGGAGTGCTGATTTTGCCGGGCGCCGCATCCGCGGGCAGCATGTTCTTTTTCCGGCAATTTTATTTGAATGTTCCGCTCGCGTTGGAAGAAGCGGCACTGATCGACGGGGCGAACCGGTTCAAAATTTTCACCAACATTTTCTTGCCCATGTCCTTGCCGCCGTTTGTCATTATCGGGATCGGCGCTTACCTGGGTTATTGGAACGCCTTCGTCTGGCCGGTCATGACGATCACCAACGAGGATATGTTCCAGATCATGCAATACATCTATAACTTCCGTTCAGGACGCGTCGCCGAAATGCACCTGCTGATGGCGAGTTCCTTCCTGGCGGCACTGCCGACGATCGCTTTGTTCCTCATCTTCCAGAAGTACATCGTCGCGAACCTCAAAATGTCGGGCTTGAAATAA